From the genome of bacterium BMS3Abin08, one region includes:
- the glgA_1 gene encoding capsular glucan synthase, whose translation MTENNNRLINLLELRGTYTTGGGPDKTILLSAEKHNKDLVNPVVVYLRDINDDNFQIGQMAEGRGFKYIEVLDRSKIDIKCIIELNRIVKEYNIDIIHGHDYKTDMLAYILGLIHSKVHLVSTAHGWITNSLKGNLYKWIHLRVLRRFENLIAVSAATKELMVASGIDAGRIKVIYNGIDDKHWCNSDKHMSLRKELNIPEHSFVVGTVGRISNEKDYLTFLDVASAITDKIDDVYFAIIGDGKGNEIKDLVKYAEKLGIKNKVLFTGYRSDLLNVYKTFDIFLMTSITEGLPNTMLEAMSMELPVVTTGVGGIPELLEDGKSGFQYEVRDVDGLTGRIMDLISNNALRDQVSEAARKRIEAKFSFDKRLQIIEEYYQNICLNKRKEQ comes from the coding sequence ATGACAGAAAACAATAACAGACTGATCAATCTATTAGAGCTTCGTGGGACGTATACCACAGGAGGAGGGCCGGACAAGACAATTCTGCTGTCTGCAGAAAAGCATAATAAGGATCTTGTAAATCCAGTTGTTGTTTATCTAAGGGATATTAATGATGATAATTTTCAAATAGGACAAATGGCTGAGGGAAGAGGTTTTAAATATATCGAAGTTCTGGACAGAAGCAAGATTGATATAAAGTGTATTATCGAGCTTAACAGGATCGTGAAGGAATATAATATTGATATTATCCATGGTCACGACTACAAGACGGACATGCTGGCATATATTCTGGGTCTTATACATTCGAAAGTTCATCTTGTATCTACTGCTCATGGTTGGATCACCAATTCACTAAAAGGGAATTTGTATAAATGGATTCATCTTAGGGTTTTGCGGAGATTTGAAAATCTCATTGCAGTTTCTGCTGCTACAAAAGAATTGATGGTAGCGAGTGGTATAGACGCAGGCAGGATCAAGGTCATATACAATGGTATCGATGATAAACACTGGTGCAATAGTGATAAGCATATGTCCCTTAGAAAGGAGTTAAATATTCCTGAACACTCTTTTGTGGTTGGCACTGTTGGGAGAATAAGTAATGAAAAAGACTACCTCACTTTTTTAGATGTGGCCTCAGCTATTACTGATAAGATAGATGATGTTTATTTTGCAATTATCGGAGATGGGAAGGGGAATGAGATAAAGGACCTGGTGAAATATGCTGAAAAACTTGGAATTAAAAACAAAGTGCTATTTACAGGATACAGAAGCGATTTGCTGAACGTATACAAAACGTTTGATATCTTCCTGATGACATCAATAACCGAAGGGCTTCCGAACACCATGCTGGAGGCCATGTCCATGGAGCTTCCGGTAGTTACAACAGGGGTCGGCGGGATACCGGAATTGCTGGAAGACGGTAAGTCCGGATTCCAGTATGAAGTTAGAGACGTAGACGGCCTTACAGGCAGGATAATGGATCTTATTTCAAACAACGCCTTAAGGGATCAAGTATCAGAGGCTGCAAGGAAAAGGATTGAAGCGAAGTTCTCATTTGATAAGAGATTACAGATTATCGAAGAATATTATCAGAATATCTGTTTGAATAAAAGGAAGGAACAATAA
- the novN gene encoding decarbamoylnovobiocin carbamoyltransferase, translating to MNILGISSLDTDCTACLLIDGKIVSSIGEERLSRVKLHAGFPSRSIALILKENNITTEDIDAVAYAFLPWTEEAWKMAMCFLKDIAFNLAKSDTMKAKFYHFAYYAKWTYNAILDHRKYHNELVMNLTRMGLINKLVRVEHHLTHAADAFYSSGFDEALILTLDAYGSGLAGSVSIGSPDGIRRVHDITYPHSMGLFYSQVTEALGFKPVRHEGKIVGLAAFGDDQILFDKVYGKFDTSNSSYKYISAWDMTFCRELAKQYRRKDIAAAYQTVLERVVTDMVSDHLRKYNMKKVCLAGGVTANVKLNQRIFEIDGVENIFVFPNMGDGGTGAGAALWVYRQKNKNQLTPYPIDNVYFGPEYSDDEIKQELEKEGLEYKYVENIETEVAQLLADNKVVARFNGRMEYGPRALGNRSILYPATDPEVNTWLNKRLGRTEFMPFAPATLYEYRDKCFLKMKGAEHTSKFMTITFDCTDYMKKNSPAAVHIDGTARPQLVTEEITPSFYKIISEYHKITGIPTVINTSYNMHEEPIVCTPYDAIRAFKLGHLEYLAMGNFLVSAKV from the coding sequence ATGAACATTCTTGGCATATCTTCTCTCGACACAGACTGTACGGCCTGTCTCCTGATTGACGGGAAAATAGTATCAAGTATTGGAGAAGAACGATTATCAAGGGTCAAACTTCATGCTGGATTCCCATCAAGAAGTATAGCCCTGATTTTAAAAGAGAATAATATCACCACTGAAGACATTGATGCAGTTGCCTATGCATTTTTGCCCTGGACTGAAGAGGCCTGGAAAATGGCTATGTGCTTTCTGAAAGACATAGCGTTTAACCTGGCTAAGTCTGATACGATGAAAGCCAAATTCTATCACTTCGCATATTATGCGAAGTGGACATATAACGCGATACTGGATCACAGGAAATATCATAATGAATTGGTAATGAACTTGACCAGGATGGGGTTGATAAACAAACTCGTTAGGGTGGAGCACCACCTTACACACGCTGCTGATGCGTTTTACTCATCGGGTTTTGATGAGGCCCTCATTCTAACTCTGGACGCCTATGGCAGCGGGCTTGCCGGTTCTGTCAGCATAGGGTCGCCCGATGGCATTCGGCGTGTGCATGACATCACCTATCCTCATTCCATGGGACTTTTTTATTCGCAGGTTACCGAGGCCCTCGGGTTCAAGCCTGTCCGGCATGAAGGCAAGATCGTCGGGCTTGCCGCTTTTGGAGACGATCAGATTCTCTTTGATAAGGTTTATGGGAAGTTTGATACCTCTAATTCGAGTTATAAATATATCTCTGCGTGGGACATGACATTTTGCAGGGAACTGGCGAAGCAGTACAGGCGGAAGGACATTGCTGCCGCATACCAGACTGTGCTTGAGCGTGTTGTTACTGATATGGTGTCGGACCATCTCAGGAAATACAATATGAAAAAAGTATGCCTTGCCGGAGGAGTGACAGCCAATGTGAAATTGAACCAGAGGATTTTTGAGATCGACGGAGTTGAGAATATCTTTGTCTTCCCCAATATGGGAGACGGGGGAACGGGGGCGGGTGCCGCGTTATGGGTATATCGACAGAAAAACAAAAATCAGCTTACGCCTTATCCGATTGACAACGTATATTTTGGCCCCGAGTACTCAGATGATGAAATAAAACAGGAGCTTGAGAAAGAAGGGCTCGAATATAAGTATGTTGAAAATATTGAAACTGAAGTAGCGCAATTGCTGGCAGATAATAAAGTAGTGGCCAGGTTCAACGGCAGAATGGAGTATGGACCGAGGGCATTGGGGAACAGGTCTATCCTCTATCCGGCGACTGATCCGGAAGTAAACACCTGGCTGAATAAACGATTGGGACGTACGGAATTTATGCCATTTGCTCCGGCGACCCTTTACGAGTACAGAGACAAGTGTTTTCTTAAAATGAAGGGGGCTGAACATACGTCGAAGTTCATGACAATTACATTTGATTGTACGGATTATATGAAGAAAAATTCTCCTGCCGCAGTGCATATTGACGGAACGGCGCGACCGCAGCTGGTTACTGAAGAGATAACCCCGTCATTTTACAAGATCATTTCTGAATACCATAAAATCACTGGTATCCCGACCGTGATAAATACCAGCTACAACATGCACGAAGAACCCATTGTGTGCACGCCGTATGATGCAATTCGTGCCTTCAAGCTGGGGCACCTTGAATATCTGGCAATGGGCAATTTTCTTGTGAGTGCCAAAGTATGA